The Kineococcus rhizosphaerae genome includes a window with the following:
- a CDS encoding RidA family protein has translation MTTFTSSYNHDVPWEASFGYSQGYRVGNTIYISGQLAHDEACNLVGEGDIAAQCLKTFENFDTVLLGLGGRRDQVVETTVAIIGLRENFDAVSAAHLNYFGHHRPASTALGVVELAMPGQLVEVAAVARLDI, from the coding sequence ATGACCACTTTCACCTCCTCCTACAACCATGACGTCCCCTGGGAAGCTAGCTTCGGGTACAGCCAGGGATACCGGGTGGGTAACACGATCTACATCTCCGGTCAACTCGCACACGACGAAGCCTGCAACCTGGTGGGTGAGGGCGACATCGCCGCACAATGCCTCAAGACGTTCGAAAACTTTGACACAGTTCTCTTGGGCCTTGGTGGGCGACGTGACCAGGTTGTCGAAACCACCGTGGCCATCATCGGGCTGCGAGAGAACTTCGACGCTGTCAGTGCTGCACACCTGAACTACTTCGGTCATCACCGACCTGCCAGCACCGCGCTCGGCGTGGTGGAACTGGCAATGCCCGGCCAGTTGGTCGAAGTCGCTGCAGTCGCCCGGCTCGACATCTAG